A stretch of Rickettsia rickettsii DNA encodes these proteins:
- a CDS encoding exodeoxyribonuclease VII small subunit, protein MTNTKTLEANISFEEALKELEEIVKKIDNGQESLETAVNSFERGILLKNHCEKKLKEARLKIEKITKLADSTVVLEEMEV, encoded by the coding sequence ATGACTAATACTAAAACTTTAGAAGCAAATATTAGCTTTGAAGAAGCTTTAAAAGAGCTTGAGGAAATTGTTAAAAAAATAGATAACGGACAAGAGAGTCTAGAGACGGCAGTTAATAGCTTTGAAAGAGGTATTTTACTTAAGAATCATTGTGAGAAAAAACTAAAAGAAGCTCGGTTAAAAATTGAAAAAATTACTAAACTTGCTGATTCTACAGTGGTCTTAGAAGAGATGGAAGTGTAG
- a CDS encoding DUF4385 family protein gives MEKPSYLNFDNKSYKWKNDIEYRKCPESYRVGKGEQGVCICQPYKNENLPYWKFKTSEIAKESSEKISRSS, from the coding sequence ATGGAAAAACCAAGCTATCTAAATTTTGATAATAAAAGTTATAAATGGAAAAATGATATTGAGTATCGTAAATGCCCGGAAAGCTATAGAGTAGGTAAAGGGGAGCAAGGAGTATGCATTTGTCAACCATATAAAAATGAAAATTTGCCTTATTGGAAGTTTAAAACTTCTGAAATTGCTAAAGAAAGTAGTGAAAAAATATCTCGATCTTCATAA
- the cyoE gene encoding heme o synthase translates to MSSLVRPINLGKINNSQSTVKDYILLMKPRVMSLVIFTGFVGMWLAPYSVHPFIAGIAVVCIALGAGSAGAINMWYDRDIDSLMKRTQKRPIVRGVIESDEALSFGLITGFFAVFFMALCVNLLASFLLLFTIFYYICIYTIWLKRRSIQNIVIGGVSGALPPVIGYAAVSNTISLESIILFLIIFIWTPPHSWALALFCNDDYKNCKVPMMPAVKGTVYTKKQILIYSILLFIVSLMPFFIGMNNFIYLIISGILGVVFLYYAGSLFYDTPDNKQAKRFFAYSIFYLFFIFLLLYSTNTISTIS, encoded by the coding sequence ATGAGTTCCTTAGTAAGACCAATCAATTTAGGTAAAATCAATAATTCACAAAGTACTGTTAAAGACTATATTTTACTTATGAAACCGCGTGTAATGTCACTTGTGATTTTTACGGGTTTTGTAGGTATGTGGCTTGCTCCTTATTCCGTGCATCCGTTTATTGCTGGTATTGCAGTTGTTTGCATAGCGCTTGGGGCAGGTAGTGCAGGGGCAATTAATATGTGGTACGATAGAGACATCGATAGCTTAATGAAACGTACCCAAAAAAGACCGATAGTAAGAGGAGTTATAGAATCTGATGAAGCTTTATCTTTTGGTTTGATAACGGGATTTTTTGCAGTATTTTTTATGGCTTTATGTGTTAATCTACTTGCATCCTTTTTACTGCTATTCACTATTTTTTATTATATCTGTATTTATACTATTTGGTTAAAGCGTCGTTCTATACAAAATATCGTTATTGGCGGAGTATCGGGAGCATTACCTCCTGTGATAGGTTATGCAGCGGTAAGCAATACTATATCTCTAGAGTCGATTATATTATTTTTGATTATTTTTATTTGGACGCCGCCGCATTCATGGGCTCTTGCTTTATTCTGTAACGATGACTATAAAAACTGTAAAGTACCGATGATGCCTGCAGTAAAGGGGACTGTATATACTAAAAAACAAATTCTAATTTACAGTATTCTTTTATTTATTGTTTCGCTAATGCCTTTTTTTATTGGAATGAATAATTTTATATATTTAATAATTTCTGGTATCCTTGGGGTAGTATTTCTATATTATGCCGGTTCTTTATTCTATGACACCCCTGATAACAAACAAGCTAAACGATTTTTTGCCTATTCTATATTTTACTTGTTTTTTATATTTTTACTTTTGTACTCAACTAACACTATATCCACTATTAGCTGA
- a CDS encoding tetratricopeptide repeat protein, which produces MEKQQDNAIKSLKKAIELDPSKVYYHEEFFNKLHKINPEEALASIKRAIGLNPNKKSLYEDLIILLKKVNYDGEVAKITKVIQDFPKNIPNLVLGTEETKDLYPIRFGTGVTVSKRGYL; this is translated from the coding sequence ATGGAAAAACAACAAGATAATGCGATTAAATCATTAAAGAAAGCTATTGAACTAGATCCAAGTAAAGTATACTATCACGAAGAGTTTTTTAATAAATTACATAAAATAAATCCGGAGGAAGCACTCGCTTCTATCAAAAGAGCTATAGGGTTAAATCCAAATAAAAAATCATTATATGAAGACCTTATTATTTTGTTGAAAAAGGTAAATTATGATGGAGAAGTAGCAAAAATTACTAAAGTAATTCAAGATTTCCCTAAAAACATACCTAATTTGGTATTAGGTACTGAGGAAACAAAGGATTTGTATCCAATTAGGTTTGGCACAGGAGTAACTGTATCAAAACGTGGGTATTTATGA
- a CDS encoding AsmA family protein — protein sequence MPKTLKYSLIIFISIILLLIVIPFFIPLNNYKEIVIDKVKEATNRDLTINGDIKLSLLPNPAISLSDIKLSSINGTKEPHLVSVEGAKASLRLFPLFRGAIEVASIELQKPIINLEVLSNGQKNWQFSTPNNASKTNELSSVESTDTKTELALPILISHFKIIDGKVIYIEKNSEKIFNDINLETKIKSLKGPIDLTLALKALEQQINIDGNIEEIGKIIPLSANINLAGEKITIEGKFDSENNAFIGNTNIKGNTKTLGMPADLQNDYELTTAITADSKNIAIKDARLNYPNIELLANANYDIERNNLKSNIIINPGNIITEISSNLDKTNIMLQADSLKPILDALKLKTDKLPSIINQKLILTSNVISNAQAIKLQNINLSAANTNLTGDIELKNLAQDITISHNLKINNFESFMSLMGVSNLSQIGVLHLNGGVQKIKDTFHINNKISAFNTNISIKGDINLETQKPNFNLNLYSPLVNLDKILTSNSPTPAPNKTNSPATQNIPTAKNNSPWSNNPINLGFLNEIEGQLSANIDKLTNDSLIINNLKAKLNITGGTLNITSVNASIYGGELSSTGYVSSAKDQNAAIKIDLKNAYLKSFTPQSDKIKITDGRLSFKADLTSRGNSVYTYVNNLNGQFNVNSDNGEISGFDLNRIADAVNNAKNTEGVLRLINSSFSGGSTSFKNLIARGNITQGKLNLNECSLDASPATTNASGQINLPQYMMDISASVTIADLPPIAVKLYGFINNPQHKLDVQAFQTYLVKNVFNSVIKDLKSGEKKPENIIKDALGLRKKKDTNTEEQNSPPQENQQADPVNKLLQKGLKKLF from the coding sequence ATGCCTAAAACTTTAAAATACTCACTTATTATATTTATAAGTATAATATTATTATTAATTGTTATTCCTTTCTTTATTCCTTTAAATAATTATAAAGAAATAGTAATAGATAAAGTTAAAGAGGCTACAAATAGAGATTTAACTATTAACGGCGACATAAAATTATCTTTACTACCGAATCCCGCAATATCACTATCAGACATTAAATTATCATCAATAAACGGTACAAAAGAACCTCATCTAGTTTCCGTTGAAGGTGCTAAAGCGTCATTGCGACTTTTTCCTCTTTTTAGAGGCGCAATTGAAGTAGCTTCTATAGAACTGCAAAAACCGATTATAAATCTAGAAGTTTTAAGTAATGGACAAAAAAATTGGCAATTTTCTACACCTAATAATGCATCCAAAACAAATGAACTTAGCTCTGTAGAATCTACCGATACTAAAACTGAATTAGCACTTCCTATTTTGATTAGTCATTTTAAAATTATAGACGGCAAAGTAATATATATAGAAAAAAACAGTGAGAAAATATTTAACGATATTAACTTAGAGACTAAAATTAAAAGCCTTAAAGGTCCTATAGATTTGACTTTAGCTTTAAAGGCTTTGGAACAGCAAATTAATATAGACGGCAATATTGAAGAAATCGGTAAAATAATTCCGTTAAGTGCCAATATTAATCTTGCCGGTGAAAAAATTACAATCGAAGGAAAATTTGATAGCGAAAATAATGCGTTCATAGGTAACACAAATATTAAAGGTAATACTAAAACTTTAGGTATGCCTGCTGATTTACAAAATGACTACGAGCTAACTACGGCAATTACTGCCGATAGTAAAAATATAGCTATTAAAGATGCTAGACTTAATTATCCAAATATAGAATTACTAGCAAATGCAAATTATGATATAGAGCGTAATAATCTGAAATCAAATATTATTATCAATCCCGGTAACATTATAACCGAGATTAGCTCTAATTTAGATAAGACAAATATTATGCTACAAGCTGATAGTTTAAAACCTATACTTGATGCTCTAAAACTAAAGACCGATAAATTACCGTCTATTATTAACCAAAAACTTATACTTACTTCTAATGTCATTAGTAATGCTCAAGCAATAAAATTACAAAATATTAATTTATCGGCTGCAAATACTAATCTAACGGGAGATATTGAGCTTAAAAATTTAGCACAAGATATAACTATTTCGCACAATCTAAAAATTAATAATTTTGAGTCGTTTATGTCTCTTATGGGAGTAAGTAATTTAAGTCAGATTGGAGTATTGCATTTAAACGGAGGAGTGCAAAAAATTAAAGATACTTTCCATATTAATAATAAAATATCCGCTTTTAATACTAATATATCTATTAAAGGAGATATTAATTTAGAAACTCAGAAGCCCAATTTTAATCTTAACTTATATAGTCCGTTAGTGAATTTGGATAAAATTCTTACAAGTAATAGTCCTACTCCTGCTCCAAATAAAACTAATAGTCCTGCTACTCAAAACATACCTACAGCTAAAAATAATTCTCCTTGGTCAAATAATCCTATTAATTTAGGGTTTTTAAATGAAATTGAAGGGCAATTATCCGCAAATATTGATAAATTAACTAACGACTCATTAATCATAAATAATTTAAAAGCAAAATTAAATATCACCGGCGGCACGCTGAATATTACTTCAGTTAATGCAAGCATTTACGGTGGCGAACTAAGTAGCACCGGTTATGTGAGTTCAGCCAAAGATCAAAACGCTGCAATTAAAATCGATTTAAAAAATGCCTATCTCAAAAGCTTCACTCCGCAATCGGATAAAATAAAAATAACTGATGGGCGACTAAGCTTTAAAGCCGATCTTACTTCTCGCGGTAATAGCGTTTATACATATGTTAATAATCTAAATGGACAATTTAACGTAAATAGCGATAACGGGGAAATAAGCGGATTTGATTTAAACCGAATAGCAGATGCGGTAAATAATGCTAAAAATACTGAAGGAGTATTGCGACTGATTAACAGCTCCTTTAGTGGCGGATCCACATCGTTCAAAAATTTAATTGCCAGAGGAAATATAACGCAAGGCAAGCTTAATTTAAATGAATGTAGTTTAGATGCTTCACCTGCCACAACAAATGCAAGCGGTCAAATTAACTTACCACAATATATGATGGATATTAGTGCAAGTGTTACTATTGCGGATTTACCGCCTATAGCCGTTAAATTATACGGATTCATAAATAATCCGCAGCATAAATTAGACGTTCAAGCCTTTCAAACATATTTAGTTAAAAACGTATTTAATAGCGTTATTAAAGACTTAAAAAGCGGAGAGAAGAAACCTGAAAATATTATTAAAGATGCTTTGGGTCTCAGAAAGAAAAAGGATACAAATACAGAGGAACAAAACAGCCCTCCGCAGGAAAACCAACAAGCAGATCCTGTGAATAAGCTTCTACAAAAAGGATTGAAGAAACTGTTTTAA
- a CDS encoding AsmA-like C-terminal region-containing protein, which produces MIKKIAAGVIICFSLLLFIMCGALSFVNYNSVTNNFTSHLGIAKENIGKIKMHKFPLSYLVIETIREEGKLDLEQIKIHFSLWSLIKFNPKINKIDILDAKFYSHSNVLNIYNHEELIKNFFKYKLQNINLNVTNLSIINKQDYSILNFNNCILKKENALSSNYIFKTTSNYIGKISGSINKRDDIVDFSLNIDNNDYGFKLSQIYKDSKLTSGSGEYQIKNLASVMYNILPDLNHLFNKFNQHEAVNVKFNISNNEDAIELKDIVIASSFIIGHGFVNIAKNDNITTNVKLDFPKIDLSSLISPNAEGTFNTSSSNIRFIFANKLLKADVAINEIILSNNEELKKIVFSSNLSKGTLKINEFSGNIKSGGEFKLTGNVTQNAVRSMFDGQLYLKHNDINSLLHILGFNDVTIKEAIPFSLSSDLKLTLIDLFFKNLLLKTDHLNLSGNFSSKFIAQTPRLDATLNISSLDLSSRTYPIISPLIEFTKNLTKDMKALDYPSKFIPIRTIGYLANLDILIDSVKYNDHVFDKMNLLAKIVPANIKISNLDFKTANSYLSTSWNLDASSVLPSLTVEIKDGNLTTDLLSPAGMLNLRNKLINDYSLDKATLQVSGTLSTLLQNDLILKNVKFYVANNNNLLQFNNIEAELLGGKLQGNGNILLEPYAINFVYALNTIDLNKVSALMPKIFTASGGKISISGSLGTNGNTLQSQLYNLTTKSQFAINNIDVNNFAIDAFIEKIDTADYKVQNLDKDINSAITTGQENIRGISGDIELQKGIALLKKVKFATQYSSGAASFAVNIYNFDMDASSILSFYVPARLVKLNTSNTSSDKDSLAHLNIKMQGSIFAPKKTFDSSELKKLLIPQTTEDTITTDNH; this is translated from the coding sequence ATGATAAAAAAAATAGCTGCCGGCGTCATAATTTGTTTTTCATTATTGTTATTTATAATGTGTGGTGCATTATCGTTTGTTAACTATAATTCGGTTACTAATAATTTTACCAGTCATTTAGGAATTGCGAAAGAAAATATCGGAAAAATAAAGATGCATAAATTTCCTTTGTCCTATTTAGTTATTGAGACGATAAGAGAAGAAGGAAAGTTAGATTTAGAGCAGATTAAAATTCATTTTTCGTTGTGGTCGCTTATAAAATTTAATCCTAAAATTAATAAAATAGATATATTAGATGCTAAATTTTATTCACATTCTAATGTATTAAATATTTATAATCATGAAGAGTTAATAAAGAATTTCTTTAAATATAAATTACAAAATATAAATCTAAATGTTACTAATCTAAGTATTATTAATAAACAAGATTATTCTATTTTAAATTTTAATAATTGTATATTAAAAAAAGAAAATGCTTTATCGTCTAATTACATATTTAAAACTACAAGTAACTATATAGGTAAAATTTCAGGTTCAATTAATAAACGTGACGATATAGTAGATTTTAGTCTTAATATTGATAATAATGATTATGGTTTTAAGTTATCGCAAATTTACAAAGATTCTAAGCTTACTAGCGGCAGTGGTGAATATCAGATTAAAAATTTAGCATCGGTAATGTATAATATATTACCGGATTTAAACCATCTTTTTAATAAATTTAATCAACATGAGGCAGTAAACGTTAAATTTAATATTTCAAATAATGAAGATGCAATAGAACTAAAAGACATAGTAATAGCATCATCTTTTATTATTGGTCATGGATTTGTTAACATTGCTAAAAATGATAATATTACTACTAATGTAAAACTAGATTTTCCTAAAATAGATTTAAGTTCGTTAATTTCTCCAAATGCAGAGGGAACATTTAATACTTCTTCTTCAAATATTAGATTTATTTTTGCCAATAAATTACTTAAAGCAGACGTGGCAATTAACGAAATAATTTTAAGTAATAATGAAGAACTAAAAAAAATAGTCTTTTCTTCTAACTTATCAAAGGGTACTTTAAAGATAAATGAATTTTCAGGTAATATTAAATCAGGTGGAGAATTTAAGCTGACAGGTAATGTAACACAGAATGCCGTTAGAAGTATGTTCGATGGACAGCTATATTTAAAGCACAACGATATAAATTCGTTACTGCATATTTTAGGATTTAACGACGTTACTATTAAAGAAGCTATTCCTTTTAGCTTGTCATCGGATTTAAAACTCACTTTAATAGATTTATTTTTTAAAAATTTATTACTCAAAACAGATCATTTAAATTTATCAGGAAATTTTTCTAGTAAATTTATTGCTCAAACACCTCGTTTAGACGCTACGCTTAATATATCTTCGCTTGACTTAAGCAGTAGAACGTATCCAATAATTTCGCCGCTTATCGAATTTACAAAAAATTTAACTAAAGATATGAAAGCTCTAGATTATCCAAGTAAATTCATCCCTATTAGAACAATAGGATATTTAGCTAATTTAGATATTCTGATAGATAGCGTTAAGTATAACGATCATGTATTTGACAAAATGAATTTGCTTGCTAAAATCGTACCAGCTAATATAAAAATTAGTAATTTAGATTTTAAAACTGCTAACAGCTATTTATCAACTAGCTGGAACTTAGATGCATCGAGTGTATTGCCGTCTTTGACCGTAGAAATTAAGGACGGTAATCTTACTACTGATTTATTATCACCGGCAGGAATGCTGAATTTAAGAAATAAATTAATAAATGATTATAGTTTAGATAAAGCTACCTTACAAGTTTCCGGTACATTGTCGACATTATTACAAAATGATTTAATATTGAAAAATGTTAAATTTTATGTAGCAAATAATAATAATTTATTACAATTTAATAATATTGAAGCAGAATTATTAGGTGGTAAGCTTCAAGGTAACGGCAATATTTTATTAGAACCTTATGCTATAAATTTCGTATATGCTTTAAATACAATAGATTTAAACAAAGTTTCAGCTCTTATGCCTAAAATATTTACTGCAAGTGGCGGAAAAATAAGTATAAGCGGTAGTTTAGGAACTAACGGTAACACTCTTCAAAGCCAGCTATATAACCTTACTACAAAATCACAATTTGCTATAAACAATATAGATGTTAATAATTTTGCAATTGATGCTTTTATAGAAAAAATTGATACAGCTGATTATAAGGTACAAAATTTAGATAAAGATATAAATAGTGCTATAACCACAGGCCAAGAAAATATTAGAGGTATAAGCGGTGATATTGAACTACAAAAAGGTATTGCCCTTTTAAAGAAAGTAAAATTTGCAACACAATATAGTAGCGGTGCGGCCTCTTTTGCAGTTAATATATATAATTTTGATATGGATGCATCTAGTATTTTATCATTTTACGTGCCGGCAAGGCTTGTTAAGTTAAATACCTCAAATACAAGTTCTGATAAAGATAGCTTGGCACATCTTAATATAAAAATGCAAGGGAGTATTTTTGCTCCTAAGAAAACTTTTGATAGTAGTGAGCTAAAAAAATTACTTATACCCCAAACAACTGAAGACACAATTACTACAGATAACCATTAA
- the rpsD gene encoding 30S ribosomal protein S4 has protein sequence MTKIVRSKYKASRRLGVSLWGDSKDAFNTRNYRPGQHGQNTMIKTSDYGLHLKAKQRLKCHYGRVTEKQFRNIFALAQKMKGNTGENFIGLLESRLDTVVYRMNIAPTIFAARQLVSHGHIKLNGKKADIASIRLKAGDVIEVKESVKQIPLIQESVSKQGQTTPGYLSFDVPSLTGKYLRVPALSDVPYPFEAEVHLVIELYSR, from the coding sequence GTGACAAAAATTGTTCGTTCTAAATATAAAGCTAGTAGAAGACTTGGAGTAAGTCTATGGGGTGATAGCAAGGATGCTTTCAATACACGAAATTATCGTCCCGGGCAACATGGGCAGAATACCATGATTAAAACTTCAGATTATGGGTTACATTTAAAAGCTAAGCAAAGATTGAAATGCCACTACGGTCGTGTCACTGAAAAACAATTTAGAAATATTTTTGCACTTGCTCAAAAAATGAAAGGTAATACCGGTGAAAATTTCATTGGGTTACTTGAAAGTAGACTTGATACGGTAGTTTATAGAATGAATATAGCTCCAACTATTTTTGCTGCACGACAGTTAGTTTCACACGGACATATTAAATTAAACGGTAAGAAAGCCGATATCGCAAGCATACGACTAAAGGCAGGCGATGTTATAGAAGTTAAAGAATCCGTAAAACAAATACCGCTTATCCAAGAATCCGTTTCAAAACAAGGTCAAACAACACCGGGGTATTTATCATTTGATGTACCTTCATTAACCGGTAAATATTTAAGAGTTCCTGCTCTTTCTGATGTCCCATATCCTTTTGAAGCAGAAGTGCATTTAGTAATCGAGTTATATTCTCGTTAA
- a CDS encoding spore photoproduct lyase family protein, with protein MIKKIVQNTKTLHVRPNGRSADYITPNFMYGCAGGCRNSYCYVMHHNYETLCINENIDQILDVLDKHIANLPTKISNQTDSKYWTYDIGCSTDVSLHWKHTNWLKIFNFFKEDPRAKATFATKYVNPKLLNFNPENKIRIRFSLIPTRMSEILAPKTSPIIERIKAVNIFIEAGYEVHLNFAPIIAYEGWLTEYAKLFEDLAQYINNQYKPFIKAECIFLTHNDKQHERNIALNRLESEALIWQPNYTGK; from the coding sequence ATGATTAAGAAAATAGTACAAAATACGAAAACTTTGCACGTACGTCCTAATGGAAGATCAGCTGATTACATAACTCCTAACTTCATGTATGGCTGTGCCGGAGGTTGCAGAAATAGTTATTGTTATGTTATGCATCATAACTATGAGACATTATGTATCAATGAAAATATAGATCAAATACTTGACGTATTGGATAAACATATAGCAAACTTACCGACTAAAATTTCCAATCAAACAGATTCTAAATATTGGACATATGATATAGGTTGTTCTACCGATGTAAGTTTGCATTGGAAACACACTAATTGGTTAAAGATATTTAATTTCTTTAAAGAAGATCCACGTGCTAAAGCCACTTTTGCTACTAAATATGTCAATCCTAAATTACTTAATTTTAATCCTGAAAACAAAATAAGGATTAGATTTAGTTTGATACCGACAAGAATGAGTGAGATATTAGCGCCAAAAACGAGTCCAATTATCGAGAGAATAAAAGCGGTGAATATTTTTATTGAAGCAGGTTACGAAGTTCATCTAAACTTTGCTCCTATTATTGCTTATGAAGGCTGGCTTACCGAATATGCAAAGTTATTTGAAGATTTAGCTCAATACATAAACAACCAATATAAACCGTTTATAAAAGCGGAATGCATATTTTTAACGCATAACGATAAGCAGCATGAAAGAAATATTGCCTTAAATAGATTAGAGAGTGAAGCTTTAATTTGGCAACCAAATTATACAGGAAAATAA
- the yidD gene encoding membrane protein insertion efficiency factor YidD, whose protein sequence is MTRILLLLLRFYQYFISPLLGNNCRFHPTCSEYAKEAISMHGSIKGLWFTFKRIIKCQPFCDGGYDTVPISIKNSKPLNKKI, encoded by the coding sequence ATGACTAGAATCTTATTATTATTACTTAGATTTTATCAATATTTCATTTCTCCACTACTTGGCAATAATTGCCGGTTTCACCCCACTTGTTCTGAATATGCCAAAGAAGCTATATCAATGCACGGCAGCATAAAAGGCTTGTGGTTTACCTTTAAAAGAATTATCAAATGTCAACCGTTTTGCGACGGCGGATATGATACAGTTCCAATCTCTATAAAAAATTCTAAACCACTTAATAAAAAAATATAA
- the rimM gene encoding ribosome maturation factor RimM (Essential for efficient processing of 16S rRNA): protein MNSLENLILVGVIKSCHGIKGHVMLKSFTDPATKILERNLVNESGANIYIKLISQNAKGELICTFNDIATRNEAEHLKGYKIFCLRASLPELEEDEFYIADLTHLPVLNQDHKEIGKIKNILNFGAGDIIEIEFSDQTTELLPFNKEFFPIITKDYVILNYQREA, encoded by the coding sequence ATGAATTCTTTAGAAAATTTAATTTTAGTCGGTGTAATAAAATCATGTCATGGAATTAAAGGTCATGTAATGTTAAAATCTTTTACCGACCCTGCTACAAAAATACTTGAAAGAAATTTAGTAAATGAGTCAGGAGCCAATATATATATTAAGCTAATTAGCCAAAATGCCAAAGGAGAATTAATTTGTACATTTAATGATATAGCTACTCGAAATGAAGCTGAACATTTAAAAGGTTATAAAATATTTTGCTTAAGAGCAAGTTTACCGGAACTAGAAGAAGATGAATTTTATATAGCGGATTTAACTCATTTACCGGTATTAAACCAAGATCATAAAGAAATAGGCAAAATTAAAAATATTCTTAACTTTGGTGCCGGTGACATAATTGAAATAGAATTTTCAGATCAAACAACCGAATTATTACCTTTCAATAAAGAATTTTTTCCTATTATAACTAAAGATTATGTGATTTTAAATTATCAAAGAGAAGCTTGA
- a CDS encoding DNA-3-methyladenine glycosylase, with protein MNKLIPLPREFFARDTNVVSTELIGKTLYFQGKTAIITETESYIGQNDPACHAARGRTKRTDIMFGPAGFSYVYLIYGMYYCLNFVTEAKGFPAATLIRGVHVISPENLYLNGPGKLCKYLGINISHNKCDLINNNEFFVGDIGLKLPYSTTARIGITKGTDKLWRYVVTDITNLISQYNVQP; from the coding sequence ATGAATAAACTAATCCCTTTACCTCGTGAATTTTTTGCAAGAGATACTAATGTAGTAAGCACTGAGTTAATCGGTAAAACTCTTTATTTCCAAGGTAAAACAGCTATCATTACTGAAACTGAAAGCTATATAGGGCAGAATGATCCTGCTTGCCATGCAGCAAGAGGGCGGACAAAAAGAACGGATATAATGTTTGGTCCTGCAGGCTTTAGCTATGTCTATTTAATTTACGGAATGTATTATTGTTTAAATTTCGTAACCGAAGCTAAAGGTTTCCCTGCTGCGACCTTAATAAGAGGCGTACATGTTATTTCGCCTGAAAATCTATACCTCAACGGTCCGGGTAAATTATGCAAATATTTAGGAATTAATATTTCTCATAATAAATGCGATCTCATAAATAACAACGAATTTTTTGTCGGCGATATCGGCTTAAAGCTACCCTACTCTACTACTGCTCGTATAGGTATTACTAAAGGCACGGATAAATTATGGCGTTATGTTGTTACAGATATCACTAATTTAATCTCTCAATATAATGTACAGCCTTAA